The genomic segment TAAAATTTTACGTTCGTCAGCTAAGATGGCCTTAAGCTCGGCAATTTTAGCCAGCAATTCCCTGTATTCATTTTCAATCTTTTCCCTTTCCAAGCCGGTCAAACGTTGCAGGCGCATGTCCAAAATGGCCTGTGCCTGATCCTCTGTCAAATTAAACTGCGTCATTAAGCCTGTTTTGGCTTCATCAGTGGTCCGCGACGAACGGATCAAGTCGATGACAGCATCCAGATGGTCAAGGGCGACACGCAAACCTTCTAAAATATGGGCCCGTGCCTCCGCTTTGCGCAAGTCATACTCGGTCCGGCGGCGAATGACCTCTTTTTGATGGTCCAGATAATACTTCAGTACCTGCTTGAGGTTCAGAACTTTAGGCTCGCCGTCGACCAGAGCCAACATGTTGATGCCAAACGTGGTTTGCAATGCTGTGTGTTTATATAAGTTGTTCAAGACAACATTGGCGTTGATGTCACGGCGCAATTCAATGACGACGCGCATACCGTTGCGGTCGGACTCATCGCGCAGATCCGTGATGCCGTCAATTTTTTTCTCCCTGACCAGTTCAGCGATTTTTTCAATTAATTTCGCTTTGTTCACTTGATAAGGCAACTCGTCGACAATAATGCGCTGCTTGCCATTATCGCTGACCTCAATGCTGGTTTTGGCACGTAAGGTAATGGTGCCCCGGCCGGTGGTGTATGCCCTTCTGATCCCTGACGTTCCCAAAATCTGGGCCCCTGTCGGAAAATCCGGCCCAGGAATAAATTCCATTAAATCAGCCACCGTGGCCTCCGGATGGTCGATTAAATGGGTCAGCGCATCAATCACTTCGCCCAACTGGTGGGGAGGGACGTTAGTGGCCATACCCACAGCAATTCCCGCTGCGCCATTCACCAATAAATTGGGAAATCGTGACGGAAGGACAACCGGTTCTTTCTCCTGGCCATCGTAGTTATCTTGGTAATCAATAGTTTCTTTATGAATGTCTCTTAACAATTCCGTTGCGATTTTAGCCATTTTGGCTTCCGTATAACGCATGGCTGCCGCTGCGTCACCATCAATGGAACCAAAGTTACCATGGCCGTCAATTAAGGGATAGCGGTAGGAAAAATCTTGCGCCATGCGCACCAAGGTGTCATAGACAGCCATATCCCCGTGGGGATGGTATTTACCAATCACTTCCCCGACGATTCGGGCCGATTTTTTATACGGTTTGTCCGGCGTCATGCCCAGTTCATTCATGGCAAATAAGATGCGCCGGTGAACAGGTTTCAAACCATCCCGCACATCGGGCAAGGCACGGCTGACAATAACACTCATGGCATAATCCATGAACGAATTGCGCATCTCTTGTCCGATGTTCACTTCTTTGATTCGTTGTTCAGCCATCTAGTGCATACCTCCGTTTAGCCGGGATCT from the Caldalkalibacillus thermarum genome contains:
- the gyrA gene encoding DNA gyrase subunit A translates to MAEQRIKEVNIGQEMRNSFMDYAMSVIVSRALPDVRDGLKPVHRRILFAMNELGMTPDKPYKKSARIVGEVIGKYHPHGDMAVYDTLVRMAQDFSYRYPLIDGHGNFGSIDGDAAAAMRYTEAKMAKIATELLRDIHKETIDYQDNYDGQEKEPVVLPSRFPNLLVNGAAGIAVGMATNVPPHQLGEVIDALTHLIDHPEATVADLMEFIPGPDFPTGAQILGTSGIRRAYTTGRGTITLRAKTSIEVSDNGKQRIIVDELPYQVNKAKLIEKIAELVREKKIDGITDLRDESDRNGMRVVIELRRDINANVVLNNLYKHTALQTTFGINMLALVDGEPKVLNLKQVLKYYLDHQKEVIRRRTEYDLRKAEARAHILEGLRVALDHLDAVIDLIRSSRTTDEAKTGLMTQFNLTEDQAQAILDMRLQRLTGLEREKIENEYRELLAKIAELKAILADERKILNVIKEELHEIKEKYNDERRTEITVAVDHIEDEDLIPQEEVIITLTHKGYIKRLPVSTYRSQKRGGRGITGLGTKEDDFVEHLFVANTHDFILLFTNKGRVYRLKAYEIPELGRTARGLPIINLIQIEKDEYITALIQVEDYQPHRYLFFATRQGIVKRTALHDFEYVRRGGLFAINLRDNDELISVRLTDGQQEIIMGTKKGMAIRFSEQEVRVMGRAAAGVKGITLRPDDEVIDMDVVKKDHDVMIVSRNGYGKRTSIDEYRIQSRGGIGLKSYNVTEPCFEVVGLKTVAANDDFMLVTSNGLIIRIHVDEVSRLSRYARGVRLIRLQEDEEVATVAKVQVTEEVQQKLDEEDEA